The sequence below is a genomic window from Brachyhypopomus gauderio isolate BG-103 unplaced genomic scaffold, BGAUD_0.2 sc51, whole genome shotgun sequence.
CCAACTCATACACTTCTTGAATACAGTGGTACCTAAATACTTCAGCGTTACTTCTGACCTACATTCAAACTTTAACTATGAGCCCTAACAATGAGTCCCAGCACTGCTGAACAGTAGAACTGCAGTAAAACCACTCAACCATTTTGGACAAAGTGACATATATCATATATCTTTATTCCACAGCTCTCCTTCTTTTCCACCCACTGGCTCCTCGTCCATGTGGGAGTTTAAACCTACAATACTTCACTAAACTCTTTAAACATAGTTTCCACCACACAGCTACTCTATGGCAACTTCCAGAAAACATGCTTTATATCTTACTGGGGTAAAGCACTCTaccccacaacacaaacacGTTTTATTAGTATTCACTCATTTAGCCAAAAATAACTAATGATCGCTAACTGACTAGTCATATTAGCTTTTGGAGTTGAACTGTTCCTCGCTAGCCAGGTGTAGtttctcacccccaccctcccctctccagcAGGGGTACCTTCAGAATAACCCTGCGCCGCACCACCCGTGTGGTGACCTTCTCCTCCTCGTCTCCCAGGCTCTCGTCCTCGCCCAGCTCCCGGTCCAGCTGCGCGTGGATGTAAGTTAGCACGGAGCGGACCGAGCCGCTAGCAATGTGCAGCACATTCTGACAGCTGATCACCAGGAAGGCCAGAACCACGAAGCTGAAGAGCAGCTCTGTGACCAGAGCCCACATGGCGTCGCGACGGGCTCCCCGCTCTCACGCACCTCCTTCAGTGGCGCTGCGTTAGCGCAGCTGCAGGGCGGCTCAGACGCCACACGGCTCAATCAAGCTCTCATCTCAGACCTCATCAGAAGTGCAGGAGCAGCCCGTGGTCAGAACCCAttacttctctccctctccgtcaCACTAAAGGCCTCCTCACTTTTTTCTGACACCAGCTGGTTGTGGGAAGTGGCTGACCAAATGTCACCAAACATATGGTGccattctccctccctccctctctctctctctctctccctctctctctctctcactccctccctccctccctctctctctctctctctctctctctctccctctctctctctccctccctccctccctccctctctctctctctctctctctctctctatctctctcactccctctctcctccctccctctctctctctctcactccctctctctctctctctctctctccctctctatctctctcactccctctttctctctcgctctccctctctatctctctctctttctctctctctctctccctctctgtctgtctctctctctccctctctgtctgtctctctc
It includes:
- the ank1a gene encoding ankyrin-1a isoform X5, yielding MWALVTELLFSFVVLAFLVISCQNVLHIASGSVRSVLTYIHAQLDRELGEDESLGDEEEKVTTRVVRRRVILKGDEAEDLPGEQVREEQFTDEHGNIVTKKPEIVDVKKGGAQIVKCATLRRVKQ
- the ank1a gene encoding ankyrin-1a isoform X6, which translates into the protein MWALVTELLFSFVVLAFLVISCQNVLHIASGSVRSVLTYIHAQLDRELGEDESLGDEEEKVTTRVVRRRVILKGDEAEDLPGEQVREEQFTDEHGNIVTKKDSSLISKPSLIDT